A genomic segment from Polyangium mundeleinium encodes:
- a CDS encoding heavy metal translocating P-type ATPase translates to MSTASAPALLPENAAAAARRIDLPIEGMTCAACVRRIERALLATEGVREAKVNLVTRAATVTYDPAASGTDALVAAIERAGYTVPQAAAAPDTAAAAPIERTHAADASLDHERRVLRRDFALALGLSVPLLVLGMSHGRIPGADGPLGRFVQLALATAVILGPGRRFFRLAWAALRHHAADMNTLVGLGTGAAWVYSAIAVVAPGLFPHAAHGQRPHVYFEAVGAIVSFVLLGKLLETRARKRLTDAVRGLVALQPKTAWRLRGDVEEEIPLSQLAPGDLVRVRPGERLPSDGEVVSGASAVDESMLTGESLPVDKAAGSAVFGGTLNQSGQLTVRITKTGAETTLAQIAVAVEEAQGSKAPIARLADTVSGVFVPVVLGIATVAFAAWLFADPSATGLAAAVERFVAVLVIACPCALGLATPAAVAVGTGRGAELGVLVKGGTALEAASRVDMVILDKTGTVTAGRPTLSAVHTLPSFSDIELLHLVGSAELGSEHPVAKALVDGARARGLALVAPEEFRADAGHGVIARVAGREVRIGTTRYLAAHGIDALPLEEAADALAQGGNTPSFVAVEGELAGLVAVADLPTAEAKEAVATLHALGVRVAMATGDREATARAVARSLGIDEVHADVRPEDKARIVSEARESGRVVAMVGDGINDAPALAGAHVGIAVASGTDIAVAAADIALLRGGIASLPTALGLARATLRTIRQNLFWAFIYNVIGIPIAAGALFPLTGWLLSPVLASAAMSLSSVSVLLSSLRLRAYRTSK, encoded by the coding sequence ATGTCGACCGCATCCGCCCCCGCCCTGCTCCCTGAAAACGCCGCCGCCGCGGCACGCCGTATCGACCTGCCCATCGAAGGCATGACCTGCGCCGCCTGCGTGCGGCGCATCGAGCGCGCCTTGCTCGCGACCGAAGGCGTCCGCGAGGCCAAGGTCAACCTCGTCACGCGCGCAGCCACGGTCACGTACGACCCCGCGGCCTCCGGCACCGACGCGCTCGTCGCCGCCATCGAGCGCGCGGGCTACACCGTCCCCCAGGCCGCCGCAGCGCCGGACACCGCCGCCGCAGCGCCGATCGAACGAACCCACGCCGCCGACGCGAGCCTCGACCACGAGCGCCGCGTGCTCCGGCGCGACTTCGCCCTTGCGCTCGGGCTCTCCGTCCCGCTGCTCGTCCTCGGCATGTCGCACGGCCGTATCCCCGGCGCGGACGGGCCCCTCGGACGCTTCGTGCAGCTCGCCCTCGCGACAGCCGTGATCCTCGGCCCCGGCCGCCGCTTCTTCCGCCTCGCCTGGGCCGCGCTCCGGCACCACGCCGCCGACATGAACACGCTCGTGGGCCTCGGAACCGGCGCCGCGTGGGTCTACTCCGCGATCGCCGTCGTCGCGCCCGGCCTCTTCCCGCACGCCGCGCACGGCCAGCGGCCGCACGTCTATTTCGAGGCCGTCGGCGCCATCGTGAGCTTCGTGTTGCTCGGCAAGCTCCTCGAAACCCGCGCGCGAAAGCGCCTCACCGACGCCGTGCGCGGGCTCGTCGCGCTCCAGCCGAAAACCGCGTGGCGCCTGCGCGGCGACGTCGAGGAGGAGATCCCGCTTTCCCAGCTCGCGCCGGGCGACCTCGTGCGGGTTCGTCCCGGCGAGCGCCTGCCGAGCGACGGCGAGGTGGTCTCCGGCGCGTCGGCGGTCGACGAATCAATGCTCACGGGCGAGAGCCTGCCCGTCGACAAAGCCGCAGGATCCGCCGTGTTCGGCGGCACGCTGAACCAGAGCGGACAGCTCACGGTGCGCATCACGAAGACCGGCGCGGAGACCACGCTCGCGCAGATCGCCGTGGCCGTCGAGGAAGCCCAAGGCTCGAAAGCGCCCATTGCGCGCCTCGCGGACACGGTGAGCGGGGTCTTCGTCCCGGTGGTGCTCGGCATCGCGACCGTCGCGTTTGCCGCGTGGCTTTTCGCCGACCCTTCCGCGACGGGCCTCGCCGCCGCCGTCGAGCGGTTCGTCGCGGTCCTGGTCATTGCTTGCCCCTGCGCGCTCGGCCTCGCCACGCCAGCGGCCGTCGCCGTGGGCACGGGCCGCGGCGCCGAGCTCGGCGTGCTCGTGAAGGGCGGCACCGCGCTCGAAGCGGCGAGCCGCGTGGACATGGTGATCCTCGACAAAACGGGCACGGTCACGGCCGGAAGGCCCACGCTCTCGGCGGTGCACACGCTGCCGAGCTTCAGCGACATCGAGCTCCTCCACCTCGTGGGATCCGCGGAGCTCGGGAGCGAGCATCCGGTCGCAAAGGCCCTCGTCGACGGGGCGCGCGCGCGTGGCCTGGCCCTCGTGGCCCCCGAGGAGTTCCGCGCGGACGCAGGGCACGGCGTGATCGCGCGGGTCGCGGGGCGCGAGGTTCGTATCGGCACCACGCGTTACCTCGCCGCGCACGGCATCGATGCATTGCCGCTCGAAGAGGCTGCGGACGCGCTCGCGCAGGGCGGGAACACGCCTTCGTTCGTGGCCGTCGAAGGAGAACTCGCCGGCCTCGTCGCGGTCGCGGATCTGCCGACGGCGGAGGCGAAAGAAGCCGTCGCCACCCTGCACGCGCTCGGCGTGCGTGTCGCCATGGCGACGGGCGACCGCGAGGCCACCGCGCGCGCCGTGGCGCGATCGCTCGGGATCGACGAGGTGCACGCGGACGTGCGGCCCGAGGACAAAGCACGAATCGTCTCCGAGGCGCGCGAAAGCGGGCGCGTCGTCGCGATGGTCGGCGACGGCATCAACGACGCTCCGGCGCTCGCCGGCGCCCACGTCGGCATCGCGGTCGCGAGCGGCACCGACATCGCGGTCGCCGCGGCCGACATCGCCCTGCTCCGCGGCGGAATCGCCTCTCTCCCCACCGCGCTCGGCCTCGCGCGCGCCACGCTGCGCACCATCCGCCAAAACCTCTTCTGGGCCTTCATCTACAACGTGATCGGCATTCCCATCGCCGCGGGCGCGCTCTTTCCGCTGACCGGCTGGCTCCTCTCGCCGGTGCTGGCGAGCGCGGCCATGAGCCTGTCGAGCGTGTCCGTGCTCCTCAGCTCCTTGCGGCTGCGCGCGTACCGAACGAGCAAATGA
- a CDS encoding RNA polymerase sigma factor, translating into MRSVLTEALPEGTNEPMADPRPTAETTAALPMEGDVARVLVDNHREFLAFLERRLGDRALAEDILQEAFTRGLQRLDTLQKDESAIAWFYRLLRNAVVDHRRRQGSARRALDAFASEVEDHAEPNQEVRGAICQCVTRLAKTLKPEYRAALERIEVEGVAVKDFADEQGITPSNAAVRVFRAREALRKQVAISCGTCAEHGCVDCTCDPEAHAHGGCAPKA; encoded by the coding sequence ATGCGCTCCGTGTTGACAGAAGCGCTCCCCGAGGGGACAAACGAGCCCATGGCCGATCCTCGCCCGACCGCCGAGACGACCGCCGCCTTGCCCATGGAGGGCGACGTCGCGCGTGTCCTCGTCGACAACCACCGCGAGTTTCTGGCGTTCCTCGAGCGCCGCCTCGGGGACCGCGCCCTCGCCGAGGACATCCTGCAAGAGGCGTTCACGCGTGGGCTCCAGCGCCTCGACACGCTCCAGAAGGACGAATCCGCGATCGCCTGGTTCTACCGCCTCCTGCGCAACGCCGTCGTCGATCACCGCCGCCGCCAGGGCTCCGCGCGCCGCGCGCTCGACGCCTTCGCCTCCGAGGTCGAGGATCACGCCGAGCCGAACCAGGAGGTCCGCGGCGCGATCTGCCAATGCGTCACGCGCCTCGCGAAGACGCTCAAGCCCGAATACCGCGCCGCGCTCGAGCGCATCGAGGTGGAGGGCGTGGCGGTGAAGGACTTCGCCGACGAGCAGGGAATCACGCCGTCGAACGCGGCCGTGCGCGTCTTCCGCGCGCGCGAGGCGCTACGGAAGCAGGTCGCCATCTCGTGCGGGACCTGCGCCGAGCACGGCTGCGTCGATTGCACGTGCGACCCCGAGGCGCACGCGCACGGCGGCTGCGCCCCGAAGGCGTGA
- the tssI gene encoding type VI secretion system tip protein TssI/VgrG, giving the protein MSNVKISLESGEQLDVRSFAVHEALSASFQIDVIAVGDDDVDLKKISGRPASFGLVGHGGPRIWTGVCARIAQTEVESDGLSTYALRIVPVFWLLSHRRNHRVYKHASVPQIVKKVLDEWRLPFELRLDEDDYTKREFKVQYGETDHDFVRRLLVDAGISFFFTTPEGEKETKMILTDTPTTSEPREKALPFVRSASLAEKAEHITDVNIAHDVRPGRAVVRDFDFRRPTFPLAGVHSADDDGPDSMLEEYFFLPGSSHAAGDGDGSTPVGDAEGNYRHNEKEAKRKAQRHVEAMRGAASRISFNTSATDVAPGTVFSMKGHPHRDLDNGKKLLVLSSFVSGEVDDDWHAGGEAVSADKPFRPLLTSISHGDAHRSGEDGAFKPLSKTSKPRIHGVQSAVVVGPPGEDIHCDEHGRVRVQFPWDREAKGDEKGSCWVRVSQAWAGPGFGMVTLPRVGQEVLVAFLEGDPDLPVVVGRLFGTISPVPYSIPENKTRTTLKSSSKNGGNEITFDDKADGELFYLEATKDLHKVVQEDELEETKGNRHVTVEGDLILSAKGNVIIQAGKELVVKGGPKIQLNPPVEVPAARKPKRLGGHGPKKHAKHEQNEAKHEPAKHEPPKHEKEKAPPKHDHDKEPHGKSKAAKQNELLGKMNPGPAGKYHQIAAARKAKAEHYKELAKKIGERYDIPPALALAWMNRESAFGEFLDANGYSKFDGMGFGLFQVDKRYHTPKGGPSDWHHIDQAMDIYKGYIRQVKDKHPGWSEEEYLAAGLVAYNAGPSNAQTRPSSTAAWAQLDNGTAHDDYSRDVWAEAQWYSKNLKW; this is encoded by the coding sequence ATGAGCAACGTAAAAATCTCACTGGAGTCCGGGGAACAGCTCGACGTCCGCAGCTTTGCGGTGCACGAGGCGCTGAGCGCGTCGTTCCAGATCGACGTCATCGCGGTCGGCGACGACGACGTCGATCTGAAAAAGATCAGCGGTCGCCCCGCGTCGTTTGGCCTCGTGGGCCACGGCGGCCCGCGTATCTGGACGGGCGTGTGTGCGAGGATCGCGCAGACGGAGGTCGAGTCCGACGGGCTCTCGACGTACGCGCTCCGGATCGTCCCCGTGTTCTGGCTCTTGAGCCATCGCCGCAACCACCGCGTCTACAAGCACGCGTCCGTGCCGCAGATCGTGAAGAAGGTCCTCGACGAGTGGCGTTTGCCCTTCGAGCTCCGGCTCGACGAGGACGACTACACGAAGCGCGAGTTCAAGGTGCAATACGGCGAGACCGACCACGATTTCGTGCGGCGCCTCCTCGTCGACGCGGGCATCTCGTTTTTCTTCACCACCCCCGAGGGCGAGAAGGAGACGAAGATGATCCTCACCGATACGCCGACCACCTCGGAGCCACGCGAGAAGGCGCTGCCGTTCGTGCGTTCGGCGAGCCTGGCGGAGAAGGCGGAGCACATCACGGACGTCAACATCGCCCACGACGTGCGCCCGGGGCGCGCCGTCGTGCGTGATTTCGATTTCCGCCGCCCGACATTCCCGCTCGCCGGCGTGCACAGCGCTGACGACGACGGGCCCGACAGCATGCTCGAGGAGTATTTTTTCCTCCCCGGATCGAGCCACGCCGCCGGCGACGGCGACGGCAGCACGCCCGTCGGCGACGCGGAGGGGAATTACCGGCACAACGAGAAGGAGGCCAAGCGCAAGGCGCAGCGGCACGTCGAGGCCATGCGCGGCGCGGCCTCGCGCATCAGCTTCAATACATCGGCGACCGACGTCGCACCCGGCACCGTCTTTTCGATGAAGGGACATCCGCACCGGGATCTCGACAATGGGAAAAAGCTCCTCGTCCTCTCGTCCTTCGTCTCGGGCGAGGTCGACGACGATTGGCATGCGGGCGGCGAAGCCGTCTCGGCGGACAAGCCTTTCCGGCCCCTGCTCACCTCGATCAGCCATGGCGACGCGCATCGGAGCGGCGAAGACGGCGCGTTCAAACCGCTCTCGAAGACGAGCAAGCCGCGCATCCACGGCGTCCAGAGCGCGGTCGTCGTCGGGCCGCCCGGCGAGGACATCCATTGCGACGAACATGGCCGCGTGCGCGTGCAATTCCCTTGGGATCGCGAGGCGAAAGGCGACGAGAAGGGCTCATGCTGGGTGCGCGTCTCCCAGGCCTGGGCGGGGCCCGGGTTTGGCATGGTCACGCTGCCGCGCGTCGGGCAGGAGGTGCTCGTCGCGTTCCTCGAAGGCGATCCGGACCTCCCGGTCGTCGTGGGCCGCCTGTTCGGCACGATCTCGCCGGTGCCTTATTCGATCCCGGAGAACAAGACCCGCACGACGCTCAAATCGAGCTCCAAGAACGGCGGCAACGAGATCACGTTCGACGACAAGGCGGACGGCGAGCTCTTTTACCTCGAAGCCACGAAGGACCTGCACAAGGTCGTCCAGGAGGACGAGCTCGAAGAGACGAAGGGCAACCGGCACGTCACGGTCGAGGGGGATCTCATCCTCTCGGCGAAAGGGAACGTCATCATCCAGGCCGGCAAAGAGCTCGTCGTCAAGGGCGGCCCGAAGATCCAGCTCAACCCGCCCGTGGAAGTGCCCGCGGCGCGCAAACCGAAAAGGCTCGGCGGACACGGCCCCAAGAAACACGCGAAGCACGAGCAGAACGAGGCGAAACACGAGCCCGCGAAGCATGAGCCCCCCAAGCACGAGAAAGAGAAAGCGCCGCCCAAGCACGACCACGACAAGGAGCCTCACGGCAAATCGAAGGCCGCGAAGCAGAACGAGCTGCTCGGCAAGATGAACCCCGGCCCCGCGGGCAAATACCACCAGATCGCCGCGGCCCGCAAGGCGAAGGCAGAACACTACAAGGAGCTCGCGAAAAAGATCGGCGAGCGGTACGACATCCCGCCCGCCCTCGCGCTCGCCTGGATGAACCGCGAGTCGGCGTTTGGCGAGTTCCTCGACGCGAACGGCTACAGCAAATTCGACGGGATGGGCTTCGGGTTGTTCCAGGTCGACAAACGGTACCACACGCCGAAGGGCGGCCCCTCGGACTGGCACCACATCGATCAGGCGATGGACATCTACAAGGGATACATTCGCCAGGTCAAGGACAAGCACCCCGGCTGGAGCGAGGAGGAGTACCTCGCCGCGGGCCTCGTCGCCTACAACGCGGGCCCGAGCAACGCGCAGACGCGGCCCTCGTCCACAGCGGCATGGGCGCAGCTCGACAACGGCACCGCGCACGACGATTACTCGCGCGACGTATGGGCTGAAGCGCAGTGGTATTCGAAGAACCTGAAATGGTGA
- the yedA gene encoding drug/metabolite exporter YedA, whose protein sequence is MMTAPRFRAGVAPLAPRPVELDLAKGALWAQKLRGPFALACTSGSVWLTREGDPDDVVLSAGGCYRGADQGLVVVEALSRAHITVSREGFSGKLRRVLAALRQQWLVLVSLFSLYVIWGSTYLGMHIALETLPPFFMGGTRFVLAGGILYGALRLRGEAAPTRRQWAGAALVGALLLACGNGFLAIGQQRGWVSSGVAAVVVTTMPLWVAVLGSAAAFVQRRRGREGSSAAPSAGEWAGLLVGFTGAALLHLGGVMGGSTGGLLLMMLSPFAWALGSLFSRSLDLPKGLMASAAQMIAGGVIMLSLAPVLGESLPLAPSARSLAALAYLTVFGSIVGFSAYGYLIRNTRPAIATSYAYVNPLVAIALGIWLGGEAASAMTWLAAIIVIAGVVIVSVARARPSRA, encoded by the coding sequence ATGATGACCGCGCCAAGGTTCCGCGCGGGCGTGGCGCCTCTCGCGCCGCGCCCTGTCGAGCTCGATCTTGCCAAGGGTGCGTTGTGGGCGCAGAAGCTCCGGGGGCCGTTCGCCCTCGCGTGTACGAGCGGGTCGGTCTGGCTCACCCGCGAGGGTGATCCGGACGACGTGGTGCTCTCGGCGGGCGGCTGCTACCGTGGCGCCGATCAAGGGCTCGTGGTGGTCGAGGCCCTTTCGCGGGCGCACATCACGGTGTCGAGAGAAGGGTTTTCCGGGAAGCTTCGGCGGGTCCTCGCGGCCTTGCGGCAGCAATGGCTCGTGCTCGTCTCGTTGTTCTCCCTCTACGTCATCTGGGGCTCGACGTACCTCGGGATGCACATCGCGCTGGAGACGCTGCCGCCGTTTTTCATGGGCGGCACGCGGTTCGTGCTGGCGGGCGGCATTCTGTACGGGGCGCTGCGGCTGCGCGGGGAGGCCGCGCCGACGCGGAGGCAATGGGCCGGGGCCGCGCTCGTGGGCGCGCTCTTGCTCGCGTGTGGCAATGGGTTTCTCGCGATCGGCCAGCAGCGGGGGTGGGTGAGCTCGGGCGTGGCCGCGGTCGTGGTGACGACGATGCCGCTCTGGGTCGCCGTGCTCGGCAGCGCCGCGGCGTTCGTGCAGCGCCGCAGAGGCCGCGAAGGCTCGTCCGCCGCGCCTTCGGCCGGGGAATGGGCGGGCCTTCTGGTCGGCTTCACGGGCGCCGCGCTCTTGCACCTCGGCGGCGTGATGGGCGGCTCGACGGGCGGGCTCTTGCTGATGATGCTCTCGCCGTTCGCCTGGGCGCTCGGCTCGCTCTTCAGCCGGTCTTTGGACCTGCCGAAGGGCCTCATGGCCTCGGCCGCGCAGATGATCGCGGGCGGCGTGATCATGCTCTCCCTCGCGCCGGTCCTCGGTGAGTCGCTGCCGCTCGCGCCCTCGGCCCGCTCGCTCGCGGCGCTCGCGTATCTGACGGTGTTCGGCTCGATCGTGGGGTTCTCCGCGTACGGCTACCTCATCCGGAACACGCGGCCGGCCATTGCGACGAGTTATGCGTACGTGAATCCGCTCGTCGCCATCGCGCTCGGGATCTGGCTCGGCGGCGAGGCGGCCTCGGCGATGACGTGGCTTGCGGCGATCATCGTGATCGCGGGCGTCGTGATCGTCTCGGTCGCGCGGGCGCGGCCTTCGCGCGCGTGA
- a CDS encoding aminotransferase-like domain-containing protein: MQQETVAAGQGLLYERVAAHIEELIERGTLRPGDRIPSVRRLARQQSVSIATVLQAYLELENRGVIEARPQSGHYVRARRAPLPPEPRAARACTTTSRPSIGTLVARLYGAGRDPSIVPLGAGFLDPELLPTERLNRSLSLIARSAGGAGVAYDLPPGLVALRRQIARRSIDWGCALSTDDIVTTVGAAEALHLCLRAATRPGDTVAVESPAYYGLLRLLASLHMRVIEIPAHPRTGMDLSALAEAMGRHRIRAVMAIPNFNNPLGSLMPDEAKEELVEMLGRREIPLIEDDIYGDLHFGDERPRPAKAFDKRGLVMLCSSFSKTVAPGYRVGWAAPGIFREEVEHLKFAQSVATATLPQMAVADFLDNGGYDHHLRALRRKLAAQVERVSEAVAEHFPAGTRISRPAGGFLLWVELPPGTSALLLFERALARGIAIAPGPLFSAKQRFTGYIRLSCGHPWSELFDHAIRTLGKLCAECAG; encoded by the coding sequence GTGCAGCAAGAAACCGTCGCCGCCGGGCAGGGCCTTCTTTACGAGCGCGTCGCCGCGCACATCGAGGAGCTGATCGAGCGGGGCACGCTCCGCCCCGGCGATCGGATCCCCTCGGTGCGGCGGCTCGCGCGCCAGCAGAGCGTCAGCATCGCGACGGTGCTGCAGGCCTACCTCGAGCTCGAGAATCGTGGGGTCATCGAGGCGCGTCCGCAGTCGGGACATTACGTGCGGGCCCGCCGCGCGCCGCTCCCGCCCGAGCCCCGCGCGGCGCGCGCATGCACGACCACGAGCCGCCCGAGCATCGGAACCCTCGTCGCGAGGCTCTACGGCGCCGGGCGCGATCCGAGCATCGTGCCGCTCGGCGCGGGGTTCCTCGATCCCGAGCTCCTGCCGACCGAGCGGCTGAACCGCTCCTTGAGCCTCATCGCCCGGAGCGCGGGCGGCGCGGGCGTGGCCTACGACCTGCCGCCCGGCCTCGTCGCGCTGCGCCGGCAGATCGCACGCCGATCCATCGATTGGGGCTGCGCGCTCTCGACGGACGACATCGTCACCACCGTGGGCGCGGCCGAAGCGCTCCACCTCTGCCTGCGCGCCGCCACGCGGCCGGGCGATACCGTGGCCGTCGAATCGCCCGCGTATTACGGCCTCTTGCGGCTCCTCGCCAGCCTCCACATGCGGGTCATCGAGATCCCTGCGCACCCGCGCACGGGCATGGACCTTTCCGCGCTCGCGGAGGCGATGGGGCGCCACCGCATTCGCGCCGTGATGGCGATCCCGAACTTCAACAACCCGCTCGGCTCCTTGATGCCGGACGAGGCGAAGGAGGAGCTCGTGGAGATGCTCGGACGCCGGGAAATCCCGCTCATCGAGGACGACATCTACGGCGACCTCCATTTCGGCGACGAGCGCCCGCGGCCGGCCAAGGCCTTCGACAAGCGCGGCCTCGTGATGCTCTGCTCCTCGTTCTCGAAGACGGTCGCGCCGGGGTATCGCGTCGGCTGGGCCGCGCCCGGCATCTTCCGCGAGGAGGTCGAGCACCTCAAGTTCGCGCAGAGCGTGGCCACCGCGACCTTGCCCCAAATGGCCGTCGCGGATTTCCTCGACAATGGCGGCTACGACCATCACCTGCGCGCGTTGCGGCGCAAGCTCGCGGCGCAGGTCGAGCGGGTGAGCGAGGCCGTGGCCGAGCATTTCCCGGCCGGAACGCGCATTTCACGGCCCGCGGGGGGATTTCTGTTGTGGGTGGAGCTGCCGCCAGGCACGAGCGCGCTCCTGCTCTTCGAGCGCGCGCTCGCGCGTGGCATCGCCATCGCGCCGGGGCCGCTTTTCTCGGCGAAGCAGCGCTTCACGGGGTACATCCGCTTGTCGTGCGGGCACCCGTGGTCGGAGCTGTTCGATCACGCGATCCGTACGCTCGGGAAGCTTTGCGCGGAGTGCGCGGGGTAG
- a CDS encoding PAAR domain-containing protein codes for MAQVARKGIDECSGHDGCPPRKAIEGSPDVFLDGHAIVRVGDLWEPHDGPDHPHHDSVAEEGSDEIYVNGKAVVRVGDCLDCGSVVKTGSMALFAGGKKIPKKTPGEAEDRPNRAERQNKILLKMKPGKMPRASVEAPMDRARAQKLVPLAKKLGAKYGIPPALLLGLASRESGFGRHLRADGYGKYDPDGYGMFQVDKEFHKPKGGPFSMDHAEQAMRIWSDTYKSVKAAHPSWTREQLLAGSIAGYNFGSGNVRTQPRDTTSWAKLDDGSAGDDYSRDVWARARYFSKRLKWD; via the coding sequence ATGGCACAGGTAGCTCGCAAGGGCATCGACGAATGCAGCGGCCACGACGGGTGTCCGCCGCGCAAAGCCATCGAGGGCAGCCCGGACGTCTTCCTCGACGGACACGCCATCGTGCGGGTCGGCGACCTCTGGGAGCCCCACGACGGCCCCGACCACCCGCACCACGACAGCGTGGCCGAAGAGGGATCCGACGAGATTTACGTCAACGGCAAGGCCGTCGTCCGCGTCGGGGATTGCCTCGATTGCGGCAGCGTCGTGAAGACCGGCAGCATGGCCCTGTTTGCCGGCGGGAAAAAGATCCCGAAGAAGACGCCGGGGGAGGCCGAAGATCGACCGAACCGCGCCGAGCGACAAAACAAGATCTTGCTCAAGATGAAGCCGGGCAAGATGCCCCGAGCGAGCGTCGAGGCGCCGATGGACCGGGCGCGGGCGCAGAAGCTCGTTCCGCTCGCGAAGAAGCTCGGCGCGAAATACGGCATTCCTCCGGCGCTCCTGCTCGGTCTGGCGAGCCGCGAATCCGGCTTCGGCAGGCACCTCCGCGCGGACGGGTACGGCAAGTACGATCCCGACGGGTATGGCATGTTCCAGGTCGACAAGGAGTTTCACAAGCCAAAGGGCGGGCCTTTCAGCATGGATCACGCCGAGCAGGCCATGCGAATCTGGAGCGACACGTACAAATCCGTGAAAGCCGCGCACCCGAGCTGGACCCGGGAGCAGCTCCTCGCGGGCTCCATCGCCGGCTACAACTTCGGGTCGGGCAACGTCCGGACCCAGCCGAGAGACACGACGAGCTGGGCCAAGCTCGACGACGGCTCGGCAGGGGACGATTACTCGCGCGACGTATGGGCGCGGGCGCGGTATTTTTCCAAGCGCCTCAAGTGGGACTGA
- a CDS encoding heavy-metal-associated domain-containing protein, which yields MNETLLHVDGMSCPSCIRHIDSALRGIQGVEKVDVKLREGTVLVKHDPSSAPTDALIEALRDAGYTSRPRAA from the coding sequence ATGAACGAAACTTTGCTCCACGTCGACGGGATGAGCTGCCCCTCCTGCATTCGCCACATCGACAGCGCGCTCCGCGGGATCCAGGGCGTCGAGAAGGTGGACGTGAAGCTCCGCGAGGGCACTGTCCTCGTGAAGCACGATCCGTCGAGCGCGCCGACGGACGCGCTCATCGAGGCGCTGCGGGACGCCGGGTATACGTCGCGCCCCCGCGCCGCTTGA
- a CDS encoding LysM peptidoglycan-binding domain-containing protein has translation MSNDDTPFDLGPPPPIFIPPPGPVAGAPPPAPVAFAARAIVPEAPLPAAPALPQRIMAMSAKAPGSYTVKSGDTLGAIAGKYDTTVSAILEANPQISNPNQISVGQQIKLPGASSGTGGASSQPSQPKPPPKKPPPKKPAPAKDKDDDKDSKAGRKLIFPLWKKATASWKDGPRYFGCPRSGGRKHGGVDLYAPFGSKIRAIADGVIIRAPYFFYDGTNALEVFHPGVGVVRYGEISSSKRVNVRAGQKVKCGEHIAYVGLLDSLGMSMIHFELFGERARGQALTQMSGPYRRHPALKNPTQLIDKLHRLTFK, from the coding sequence ATGTCGAACGACGACACGCCTTTCGACCTCGGGCCGCCGCCTCCCATCTTCATCCCGCCGCCCGGGCCTGTCGCCGGCGCGCCGCCGCCCGCGCCCGTGGCGTTCGCCGCGCGGGCGATTGTGCCGGAGGCTCCGCTGCCCGCGGCGCCTGCGCTGCCGCAAAGGATCATGGCGATGTCGGCGAAAGCGCCGGGCTCGTACACCGTGAAGTCGGGCGATACACTCGGCGCGATCGCGGGGAAATACGACACCACGGTCAGCGCAATCCTCGAGGCGAACCCGCAGATCTCGAACCCGAATCAGATCTCCGTCGGGCAGCAGATCAAGCTCCCCGGCGCGTCGAGCGGCACCGGCGGCGCCTCGTCGCAGCCGAGCCAGCCCAAACCACCGCCGAAGAAGCCTCCGCCGAAGAAGCCGGCGCCCGCCAAAGACAAGGACGACGACAAGGATTCGAAGGCCGGCCGCAAGCTCATCTTCCCCCTCTGGAAAAAAGCCACGGCGAGCTGGAAAGACGGTCCCCGGTACTTCGGCTGCCCACGCTCGGGGGGACGCAAGCACGGTGGCGTGGATCTGTATGCGCCGTTTGGCTCGAAGATCCGCGCGATCGCCGATGGCGTCATCATCCGCGCGCCCTATTTCTTCTATGACGGGACGAACGCGCTCGAGGTCTTCCACCCGGGCGTCGGCGTCGTCCGGTATGGCGAGATTTCGAGCAGCAAACGCGTCAACGTTCGGGCTGGGCAAAAGGTCAAATGCGGCGAGCACATCGCGTACGTCGGCCTGCTCGACTCGCTCGGCATGTCGATGATCCATTTCGAGCTCTTCGGCGAGCGGGCGCGCGGACAGGCGCTGACGCAGATGAGCGGCCCCTATCGAAGGCACCCCGCGCTGAAGAATCCCACGCAGCTCATCGACAAACTCCATCGATTGACGTTCAAGTGA